One part of the Eucalyptus grandis isolate ANBG69807.140 chromosome 10, ASM1654582v1, whole genome shotgun sequence genome encodes these proteins:
- the LOC104421045 gene encoding LOB domain-containing protein 12 — protein sequence MGGHSPCASCKLLRRRCAKDCIFAPYFPSDDPHKFAIVHKVFGASNISKMLQELPVCQRADAVSSLVYEASARVRDPVYGCVGAISYLQNQVSQLQTQLAVAQAEIMCFQMQQDSAVMQLPRMMDVPDDDRSSSPFLLPNNLTHFLNLSPASSGNVTHDHPLKRESILGHDVVS from the exons atgGGCGGGCACTCGCCGTGCGCGTCGTGCAAGTTGCTGAGGCGCCGGTGCGCGAAGGACTGCATCTTCGCTCCTTACTTCCCTTCCGACGACCCCCACAAGTTCGCCATCGTTCACAAGGTCTTTGGTGCTAGCAACATTAGCAAGATGTTGcag GAGCTTCCGGTTTGTCAGAGAGCCGACGCGGTGAGCAGCCTGGTGTATGAAGCGAGCGCGAGGGTCCGGGACCCGGTCTACGGGTGCGTGGGCGCCATCTCCTACTTGCAGAACCAGGTGTCCCAGCTGCAGACGCAGCTCGCGGTGGCCCAAGCGGAGATCATGTGCTTCCAAATGCAGCAAGACTCGGCGGTGATGCAGCTCCCGCGCATGATGGACGTCCCCGATGACGACAGGTCGTCGTCGCCGTTCCTCCTACCGAACAACCTCACCCACTTCCTTAACTTGTCCCCCGCCTCTTCAGGCAATGTAACCCACGACCACCCTCTCAAGAGAGAGAGCATTCTCGGGCATGACGTGGTGTCTTAG